The Corylus avellana chromosome ca11, CavTom2PMs-1.0 genome contains the following window.
TTAGATTTTAAACTTATAAAATATCTCCCAAAGCAACCTTCTAgatgaacaaaaataataaaaaaagtcacTTTTTTGGTCTCAATTCTATTAGAAAGAAATACTAAACCAGAAGCATaacttgctttctttttttttctttcttttttgataagtatcagtgtcattaaaaagcgcaaagggtCGCAACCTGTTTACATAGAGAGTTTACAGGATATATCCCAtacaaggaagaaaaagaagaaaagaagtcCAAAAATTCTGTGAAACTAGAAAAAAGGGAACTACTATAGACTGCTATCCATGCATAAAAGGATTTAAGCAAAACAGATTCAAGTTTTTCCACcgttctctcacaatcttcaaagtgTCTTGCATTCTGCTCTCTCTAAGTACACCACATTAACCACAAAGGAGCCATCCTCCAAACTTCTAATATTTCTCGTCTTTCTACTTGACCTCTCCAACTATCCAATACCTAAATCACCTTTCTAGGCATAATCCACTCTACCCCAAAAGACAGAAAAACGCAACCCATAACTCTCTTGCTAGTTCACAATGAAGAGGAATATGATCTATAGACTCCCCACTCTTACAGATACAACACTAGTTTACCACTATGATTCCTGTCTTTCTCAAGTTATCCGAAGTTAATATCTTTCCCAAAGCTACTATCCacaaaaaaattggagaatattTCTAGGGAGGTGGTTTGGAGTCTATGGGATTGTTAACATGTGGATTGGTGCTTTATGGCTTTGAGAGGGGCTTCAAGTGGAGAGCTGTTAAACTGGGATAGGcgggtggtggagaagattgaGGATTATGTGGAGACTTATATACTTGCCTGCACTTTTAGAAATGTTGATGATAATTTTGTTTGGGCGTTTGGGGTGGTGTATGGCCCTAATGATGATGGTGAAAGGAGGTATATGTAGGATGAATTGGTTGGTTTGATGAGTTGGTGGTAGTTGCTGTGGTGTATTGGGGGAGATTTTTAATGTGGTTCGGTTTGAAAAATCAGGTGATTGTAGACATACTTTAGCTATAGGGGATTTTTTCAGATTTCATATTTGAGCAGGGCCTTTTCGATATTCCATTTGTAGGGGGACATTATACTTGGTCAAATAATTGGGAATTGCAAGTGTGGTCTAGAATTATTAGATTCCTTCTATTTCCAGAATGGGAAGAACATTTTCTTGATGTCTCTCATAGGTGATTGCCAAGAATCTTGTCAGGTCATTTTCCTTTGATGTTGGACTGTGGGCCACCAAGAGGAGGGACCAGGTATTTCAAGTGTAAAACATGTTGGTTCAAATCAATTTTGGAAGTATGGAGGTTGGAGGTTGGAGCTTCGAAGATGAGGCTTCAGTGACCGAGTTGCAAAAGCCTGTGATCGACACTTTCTGGACTTGGATATCAGGCCACCATAGTTTGCTTGTTTCtagttttgcaaattttttgaatctttgttcttctttttcatctGATTAGGAGTTCTTTTTGTACTccttgtgtactagggttgcacccctTTGCGCTCTTTTAATGATAGTGacatttcttataaaatatatatacacaaggAGTACAAAGGGGCCCGCTACCTCGTTCGAGCACCAATCTACCATCATTCTATCATATTTAGTTTTTACCACCAATCTCCACAAACCCTCCCTTTTAGTAGCATAacgccataaccatttccccatgAGAGCTCGGTTAAACTAAACTAGATTTCTAACTCCCTAACCTCCGGAAGACAACTGAGTACAAATCTTCAACCAACTAACTTAATGGAACTTAAATTTGTCATCAACTCCACCCCATAAAAAGTCCCATTGAACTTTCTCaatccgtttttttttttagtttctcaCTGGATtatctcttcctcttcctttccTCTTCAGAGAAAAGAGCGCTATCAACTACTAAAATCTATATAAAATTAACGCTTTTATGTGACACAAGCATATGAAAGAAGCTTGTGTTCCTGCTCCCCTTGCTTAAATTAACCCCCATATCTGACTCCAAAGGTTTCCTTTTTAAAGACTAGCTTTTCAAAGGTCTCCTTTTCAAAGACAAGCTTTCCAATTCAGGTTTGAGTTTTAAATATTCACATTGAGATGTAGCCTAGGCTCCCTTCACAACCCACTTCTGAACTGTATCAAACATCCTACCCTGCGAACACCCCTAAATCTTATAAGACTTCCTTGTCACTTTTTTCAATCATCTTTCGAGGATTTTAATTTCATGGGTAATACAAAACTGTGTAAGCTTGGAAACTGGTAGCTTTACTCCTTCTGCACACAAAGCCTGTCTCCTTAAGTAGCAGTCTTAAAAACATGTTAGTCTTTGACATGGAGGCTCCCTGCACACAAAGCCTGTCTCCTTTGAGGAAGTTTCAATGCTACCCAGCCATACTTCTTTTTAATGTATTAACCTATCTTTTTTGTGCAGTGAATACACACCAAGGCTTATCAAGAATCTTGAGGGGATTAAGGTGTTATTTACTTCTTGTAATTTGAATTGCTGATTGATCATATCTGAAtcaatgtcatttttttcattaacaaTGGTGGTTAAGTTTCATTTATTGATCGATACATAGGTTAAAAATGTAGCTGCTGGGTTGCTGCATTCAGCATGCATTGATGGTATTTTGTGTGGACTTTATTTTGATCCATTGTTTTCTGTACTGAAGCTTTTGCCTCATTTAAAATCTCCATGTTGTATCCTACGTTTTTCCAAATTTTGCAGAAAATGGctctttgtttatctttggtGATAGAGCAGTAGATAAAGTGGTAAGTCACATAGTTAGTGTTTAAATTGTTCTTCACCCATAGTTTCTTGAACTCTTCGGTCagtttttaatcatattttattatttctcaatgaaATTAATTCAGGGCTTTGCAGAGGTGAAAAATGCAACAGCACGTTCCATGACTAGCAACCTGCCGTATTCAGAAGAAGTTGCATGTGGTGGCTATCACACGTGTGTCCTGACAAGtaattcattattttctcaaattttagtagttttaattttctctaaaatttttcaTGATCATGTGCTTATAAAGAGCAAGAGACTTTATGAAGGAAAGAAAACTAAAGCTACATGGTGTGGTTTTGCCTTTCTTTCTCGTGACCACAAACAATTTATTCCACCGTAACagtgtttttttgataagtaaattttatatatcaaaagcgcagaggggcgcaaccaaGTACACAGggaatatacaagagaaaacccctaattaggagaagaaaaaaaaacaaggaaatcaagatagctaatcactaaaggagcaagccaagctGTTGTCCAAGTGAAAAGCATGTAGAAGAAAAACGCCTTGAGGTCCTCCAAAGATCTCTcagaatcctcaaagcatctcgcattcctttctaACCATAAACACCATACTATGCAAAGGGGAGCCATTTTCCACACAACGGCACTTCGTGAAcgccctcccgaccaccaacaagcgaACAAATCCACCACCTTTTGAGGCATGACCCATGACAATCCAAATCGGCTAAAGATAGCATCCCATAGAGAGCGagcaatctcacaatggagaagaaaatgatCAATCGTTTCCCCATCCGATTTGCACAACAACATCTATTAATCACAATGAGATTCCTTTTCCTAAGATTATCGATTGTGAGGATCTTCTCTAACACCGCCGTCTAAGTAAAGAAGGCCACTCTCGAGGGTGCCTTGatgcgccaaatactcttccatgggAAATGACTAGCCTCAGTACTAGCCAAGACATTATAGTAGGATCGAACATCAAATTTCCCTTTACTGGACGGAATCCACCACATTTTATCCCCTCCTTCCCTATTCATTTTATGAGAGTATAACAAAGTATAGAACGAGGCTAGCacttccaactcccaatcatgaatcaaCCGAGAAaagctaacattccattgaagaGCTCCCCCCGTGAGATCCAAGTTGTTAGCAATAgacgcatctttagcattagCAATGGTGTAAAGGCCTGGAAAAACATCCTTAAGACACGCTTCTCCGcaccaaacatcatcccaaaatttgattttggaaccATCTCTTGGATCAAATCTTGTATGGCTAGACAACATCCGCCACCCCCTACTAATATACCTCCAAAGGCCCACCCCATGAGACCCCGATATATTGATAGAATGCCAACCCCCCCATTCGGATCCATATTTGGCATCCACGACCATTCGCCACCAAGCCCTTCTCTCATGCGCATAACGCCATAGCCACTTCCCTAACAAAGCTTGGTTGAACAATCTCAATTTCCTGATCCCTAAACCTCCTTCTGAAATAGGAGAGCAAATCTTATCCCATTTAACCAAATGATATTTGAATTCATCATTTAAACCTCCCCAAAGACTTAGCCACCGAGACAGGAATAGGAAAGAGGGAAAGGAAATAAGTAGGGATGTTAGAGAGGGTGCTCTTTATAAGAGTAACCCTACCTCCCTTGGAAAGATACATTCTTTTCCTGCTCGCCAACCTCCGATCAATCTTTTCCAAAATGTCATCCCAGATAAATTTTGCCTTAAAGCGAGCACCCAAGGGGAGCCCCAGGTATTTCAAAGGCAACAACTCCGTCTCACAACCCAAAACACCGGCCAATTCTTCCATATTATCCACATCACCTACCGGGACCAAAGCTGATTTAGCCATATTCACCTTTAGACCCGAAGCAGCTTCGAAACAAACAAGTAGGGCTTTAAGAGAACGAATTTGATCAAGATTCACCCCACAAAATACCAACGTGTCATCTGCAAACAAAAGATGGGAAATGTTGACCCTCTCCGATAGCCTGTTTCCCACTGAAAAGCCCGAAAAATGAAGCCACTCTCGGTGGCAGCAG
Protein-coding sequences here:
- the LOC132165105 gene encoding ultraviolet-B receptor UVR8-like — encoded protein: MALRGASSGELLNWDRRVVEKIEDYVETYILACTFRNVDDNFVWAFGVVYGPNDDGERSEYTPRLIKNLEGIKVKNVAAGLLHSACIDENGSLFIFGDRAVDKVGFAEVKNATARSMTSNLPYSEEVACGGYHTCVLTRSGELYTWGSNENGCLGIGSMDVFHLPERVQGPFLKSPVSKVSCGWKHTAAISECNIFTWGWGGSHGTFSEDGLSSGGQLGHGSDVDYIKPTMIPFGKNVKALQISCGFNHTGAILEYT